The following proteins are encoded in a genomic region of Ornithodoros turicata isolate Travis chromosome 6, ASM3712646v1, whole genome shotgun sequence:
- the LOC135398668 gene encoding delta-like protein 1 gives MDDILVASPSPEAHRAHLRALFSRLEDYGVSINAANGGLLRCTLFRAFRKEARRPLLNKFRSLGASEWFLDLATRVLDIPERWIQRRVAFDDRSNRVSEGALVQRFTLKRQLGVVWNWQHWTFERDSPRAHVDVDYRVLCSPGFTGANCSEECPGPDAVNPRFTCLPDGAKECNAGWSGEECDVPVCADGCHPDHGFCDKPGECRCRMGWEGPLCDRCVTMPGCVHGSCNATFECNCEPGWDGFFCNRPMCGDGCHPTRGYCERPGQCSCRFGWQGERCDSCKPLPGCVHGSCHKPLECVCEEGWMGIFCHIPVCSSKCHFEHGYCTKPDECRCRIGWTGKNCDKCFPYPGCRHGACTKPWECMCEPGWGGTLCDQELKYCEEHAPCENGSTCLSLSEEDGFYRCVCPDDLSGRNCTVPVTPSDIFLISRNRIAGEIF, from the exons tggcggccttcttcgttgcacgcttttccgag CGTTCCGGAAAGAAGCTCGGCGACCCCTGCTCAACAAATTTAGAAGCCTTGGTGCGTCCGAGTGGTTCCTGGACTTGGCGACTCGAGTCCTGGACATTCCGGAAAGGTGGATCCAACGTCGTGTGGCCTTTGATGACCGCAGCAATCGAGTCTCGGAAGGCGCTCTGGTGCAGAGGTTCACTCTGAAACGACAGCTGGGTGTAGTTTGGAACTGGCAACACTGGACGTTCGAAAGAGACTCGCCCAGGGCCCACGTCGACGTCGATTACCGGGTGCTCTGCAGTCCTGGATTCACCGGTGCTAACTGCTCTGAAGAATGCCCTGGACCTGATGCTGTGAACCCTCGTTTCACG TGCCTGCCAGACGGAGCCAAAGAGTGCAACGCTGGATGGTCTGGCGAAGAGTGCGACGTACCAGTTTGCGCCGATGGCTGCCATCCAGATCATGGTTTCTGCGACAAACCCGGAGAATGTCGCTGCCGTATGGGATGGGAAGGTCCCCTTTGCGACCGATGCGTGACGATGCCCGGATGCGTGCACGGCTCCTGTAATGCTACCTTCGAGTGCAATTGCGAACCAGGATGGGATGGCTTCTTCTGCAACAGAC CCATGTGCGGCGATGGCTGTCATCCCACTCGTGGATACTGTGAGAGACCGGGACAATGCAG CTGCCGCTTTGGGTGGCAGGGCGAAAGGTGTGACAGTTGCAAGCCGCTGCCTGGCTGCGTCCACGGCTCGTGTCACAAGCCATTAGAGTGCGTCTGCGAAGAAGGATGGATGGGCATCTTCTGCCACATAC CGGTGTGCTCTTCCAAGTGTCACTTCGAACATGGCTACTGCACAAAGCCTGACGAATGCAG ATGCCGCATTGGATGGACTGGAAAAAACTGCGACAAGTGCTTTCCGTACCCAGGATGCAGACATGGTGCATGCACCAAACCATGGGAATGCATGTGTGAACCAGGCTGGGGAGGAACCCTGTGCGATCAAG AATTGAAGTACTGCGAAGAGCACGCTCCCTGTGAAAATGGCAGCACGTGCCTGAGCCTATCTGAAGAAGATGGATTCTATCGCTGCGTTTGCCCGGACGACTTGTCCGGCAGGAACTGCACGGTGCCCGTAACACCGTCCGATATTTTTCTAATCTCCAGAAACAGAATTGCCGGAGAAATATTCTGA